One region of Peribacillus simplex genomic DNA includes:
- a CDS encoding protoporphyrinogen oxidase → MKTVVVVGGGITGLSTMYYLQKAAKANSLSVRLILIEGNEKLGGKIRTVHDGPFKIEAGADSIVARKQNIKPFLKELNLEDQVVYNATGKSFIHTDGVLKGIPEDALFGIPMSLESLVKSDLVSAQGKVDALKDFYTKNETFTKNDSIGLFLESFLGKELVQKQISPVLSGVYSGKLNELTIAKTLPEMLDYKNEYGSIIRGLSENKQKYQSKGNKKFLSFKNGLSVLIERIEESLNMVEIVKGVKAEKIRKNDERYIISLANGESLETDFIVLSTPHTIAQKLLGDRELDQDFAGLINSSMISVYLGFDIPDSMLPNDGTGFIAGDNSDLICNACTWTSRKWEHTSENSQLLVRLFYKSSIPDYERLRSLTNQELIQVALRDIKSSLSISGTPITSEVTKWHEEMPNYHIKHPQIVQSLEAKISENYPNVLLAGCSYNGVGIPDCIADGEKKAEEICLNL, encoded by the coding sequence ATGAAAACGGTCGTAGTGGTAGGTGGAGGCATTACGGGTTTATCAACCATGTATTATTTACAAAAAGCTGCTAAAGCGAACAGTCTCTCCGTACGATTAATATTAATAGAAGGAAATGAGAAACTAGGCGGTAAAATCAGGACAGTGCATGATGGTCCATTTAAAATCGAAGCGGGTGCCGATTCGATTGTCGCCAGGAAACAAAATATAAAACCATTTCTTAAAGAATTGAACCTTGAGGATCAAGTTGTCTATAATGCGACGGGAAAATCATTTATCCATACCGATGGCGTGCTAAAAGGAATCCCTGAAGATGCCCTATTCGGAATTCCAATGAGCCTGGAGTCCCTGGTGAAAAGTGATCTGGTTTCTGCACAAGGAAAGGTCGATGCCTTAAAGGATTTCTATACAAAGAATGAGACGTTTACGAAAAACGACTCAATCGGTTTATTTCTTGAAAGTTTCTTAGGTAAGGAATTGGTACAAAAACAGATATCACCTGTCCTATCGGGTGTTTATTCAGGAAAACTAAATGAATTGACCATTGCTAAAACACTGCCGGAGATGCTGGATTATAAAAATGAATATGGCAGTATCATACGCGGTCTATCGGAAAATAAGCAGAAATATCAAAGCAAGGGAAATAAGAAGTTCCTTTCGTTTAAAAATGGCTTATCGGTATTGATTGAACGTATTGAGGAAAGCCTCAATATGGTGGAAATTGTTAAAGGGGTCAAGGCGGAAAAAATCAGAAAGAATGATGAGAGGTATATAATTTCATTGGCAAACGGTGAATCGCTGGAAACGGACTTCATCGTATTGAGTACACCGCATACAATTGCCCAGAAACTATTGGGTGATAGGGAGTTGGATCAAGACTTCGCTGGCTTGATCAATAGTTCAATGATAAGCGTTTACCTTGGATTCGATATCCCGGACAGCATGCTTCCCAATGATGGGACGGGTTTCATTGCAGGTGATAATAGTGATTTGATCTGCAATGCATGTACGTGGACGAGCCGGAAATGGGAGCATACTTCTGAAAACAGTCAGCTTTTAGTAAGGCTTTTTTATAAAAGCTCAATTCCGGACTATGAACGGTTACGGTCCCTTACAAATCAGGAATTAATCCAGGTGGCTTTACGAGACATTAAAAGCAGTTTAAGTATTTCTGGGACTCCAATTACAAGTGAAGTGACGAAATGGCATGAGGAAATGCCGAACTACCATATTAAACATCCTCAAATCGTTCAATCACTGGAGGCGAAAATCTCCGAGAATTATCCGAATGTTTTACTTGCGGGATGTTCATACAATGGTGTCGGAATACCGGACTGTATTGCTGATGGGGAAAAGAAGGCGGAAGAGATATGTCTGAATTTGTAA
- a CDS encoding ABC transporter permease — MRNKLSRNIYFIPYVLWIALFVVAPILLILYYSFFDIEGNLSLSNYQKFFTPVYLKMTLSSFWYAFLITVISLLVAYPTAYLLTKTKHKQLWLLLIIVPSWINLLLKAYAFIGIFGTYGVANGFLEAVGIGKQQILFTDFSFIFVSVYIFIPFMILPIFNALDEMNPTLLDAANDLGASRWMTFRRVIFPLTIDGVKTGCQVVFIPALSLFMLTRLIAGNRVITLGTAIEQHFLVTQDWGMGSTIAVFLIIIMFLIMFVTGNRKQGV, encoded by the coding sequence ATGCGGAATAAACTATCACGGAATATTTATTTCATACCCTATGTCTTATGGATTGCATTATTCGTTGTCGCACCCATTTTGTTAATCCTTTACTATTCCTTCTTCGACATTGAAGGTAATCTCTCTTTGAGTAACTATCAAAAGTTCTTTACACCAGTATATTTAAAAATGACTTTAAGCTCATTTTGGTATGCTTTCCTCATTACGGTAATATCCCTTTTAGTGGCTTACCCTACCGCATATTTGTTAACGAAAACCAAGCATAAGCAGTTGTGGCTTTTGCTGATAATCGTGCCTTCCTGGATTAATTTACTCTTAAAGGCTTATGCCTTCATTGGCATTTTTGGCACGTATGGTGTGGCGAATGGTTTTCTGGAGGCAGTAGGAATCGGAAAGCAGCAAATTCTCTTTACGGATTTCAGCTTCATATTCGTTTCGGTTTATATATTCATCCCGTTTATGATCTTACCGATATTCAATGCGCTTGATGAAATGAATCCAACCCTTTTGGATGCGGCCAATGACTTGGGAGCGTCCCGGTGGATGACATTCCGCCGCGTCATTTTTCCTTTGACGATAGATGGTGTAAAGACGGGATGCCAGGTAGTCTTCATCCCGGCACTTTCATTGTTCATGCTTACAAGACTGATTGCCGGTAATCGAGTCATTACGCTTGGTACGGCTATCGAGCAGCACTTCCTTGTGACACAGGATTGGGGAATGGGTTCCACAATCGCGGTATTTTTGATTATTATAATGTTCCTGATTATGTTTGTAACGGGTAACCGAAAGCAGGGTGTGTAA
- a CDS encoding ABC transporter ATP-binding protein, which translates to MANENIIHFDQVTKQFDDDTVVLDNVSFEIERGKFYTLLGPSGCGKTTILRLIAGFTEASKGDIYFEGKKINDVPANKRQVNTVFQDYALFPHLNVFENVAFGLRIKKMKNTEVEIKVKEALSFVNLEGYEKREIREMSGGQRQRVAIARAIVNEPEVILLDEPLSALDLKLRTEMQYELRELQQRLGITFIFVTHDQEEALAMSDEIFVLNKGKIQQSGPPTDIYDEPLNRFVADFIGESNIVKGKMIEDYLVEFVGRQFECVDQGLNSDEAVDIVIRPEDLEITSVNRGKLQVRVDSQLFRGVHYEISCYDHDGNEWLVQSTKKATVGDEIGLYFDPEAIHVMRLGETEEEFDKRLEAYHDGESHAE; encoded by the coding sequence ATGGCAAACGAGAATATAATACACTTCGATCAGGTTACGAAGCAATTCGATGATGATACGGTAGTTCTCGATAATGTTAGTTTTGAAATCGAGAGAGGGAAGTTCTATACGCTTCTGGGTCCTTCAGGCTGTGGGAAGACAACGATCCTTCGCTTGATTGCCGGATTTACGGAGGCCTCCAAGGGTGATATTTACTTTGAGGGAAAAAAGATCAATGATGTGCCAGCCAATAAAAGGCAAGTAAATACGGTATTTCAAGATTATGCACTTTTTCCACATTTAAATGTTTTCGAAAATGTAGCATTCGGTCTTCGCATCAAAAAAATGAAAAATACCGAAGTGGAAATAAAGGTGAAGGAAGCCCTCAGCTTTGTTAATTTGGAGGGTTATGAAAAACGGGAGATCAGGGAAATGTCCGGCGGTCAGCGGCAACGTGTAGCGATTGCCAGGGCGATAGTTAATGAACCGGAAGTCATCCTGCTGGATGAACCGCTATCTGCCCTTGATTTGAAATTGCGTACAGAAATGCAATATGAATTGCGGGAGCTACAACAAAGACTTGGAATCACGTTCATCTTCGTCACTCATGACCAAGAGGAAGCATTAGCGATGTCAGATGAGATTTTTGTCCTTAACAAAGGGAAAATTCAGCAAAGTGGGCCCCCTACGGATATTTATGATGAACCGCTGAATCGATTCGTTGCCGATTTCATTGGTGAGTCGAACATTGTAAAAGGAAAAATGATTGAAGATTACCTAGTGGAATTCGTCGGCAGACAGTTCGAATGTGTAGACCAAGGTTTGAACAGCGATGAAGCTGTTGATATTGTCATCCGCCCGGAAGATTTAGAGATTACTTCCGTCAATCGCGGGAAACTGCAAGTTCGGGTGGATTCTCAGCTATTTCGCGGTGTGCATTATGAAATCAGCTGCTATGATCATGATGGGAATGAGTGGCTTGTCCAATCAACGAAAAAGGCAACAGTTGGAGATGAAATAGGTCTTTATTTCGATCCCGAAGCGATTCATGTCATGCGATTGGGTGAAACGGAAGAGGAATTCGATAAGCGTTTGGAAGCGTATCATGATGGGGAAAGTCATGCGGAATAA
- a CDS encoding GNAT family N-acetyltransferase, whose translation MLLRGFLIDQNHQGKRIAKKALQIFPEFAKGIFPNKDSIVLAVDVKNMIAKTLYTKTGFQDKGIHKEGRSGLMEIMEYRLDKMNMDMEKGNEIQSINMRVFRLFE comes from the coding sequence ATATTACTCCGTGGATTTCTTATTGACCAAAATCATCAAGGGAAACGGATTGCGAAGAAAGCCTTGCAAATCTTTCCGGAATTCGCAAAAGGGATTTTTCCAAACAAGGATTCGATTGTACTGGCAGTGGACGTCAAGAATATGATTGCCAAAACCCTTTATACGAAAACGGGGTTTCAGGATAAAGGAATTCATAAAGAAGGAAGAAGCGGGTTGATGGAGATAATGGAGTATAGATTAGATAAAATGAACATGGATATGGAAAAAGGAAATGAGATACAGAGTATCAATATGAGGGTATTTAGACTTTTCGAATGA
- a CDS encoding helix-turn-helix domain-containing protein: MQIGKKIKNLRLKKGLTQEELGERTDLSKGYISQLERDLSSPSIETLFNILEVLGCKPKQFFDEEDQVQKVVYEEEAQTFFIDEERGYQIQWLVPESNEKEMEPIRLTLQEKGEFKQFEPSLSETFGYVISGRVIVKLGTHTYFVKAGESIYFHASDEHQIINDFGGPSELLLVVTESYL; this comes from the coding sequence ATGCAAATTGGAAAAAAAATAAAAAACCTTCGCTTGAAAAAGGGATTGACCCAGGAAGAATTGGGAGAAAGAACGGATTTAAGCAAAGGATATATTTCACAGTTAGAAAGGGATCTGAGTTCCCCTTCCATTGAAACCCTTTTCAATATATTAGAAGTACTCGGCTGCAAGCCGAAGCAATTCTTCGATGAAGAGGATCAGGTCCAAAAAGTAGTGTATGAAGAAGAAGCACAAACATTTTTTATCGATGAGGAACGAGGGTATCAAATTCAGTGGCTTGTGCCTGAATCGAATGAGAAGGAAATGGAACCGATTCGCCTGACCCTTCAGGAAAAAGGGGAATTCAAACAATTTGAACCATCTTTGTCGGAAACATTCGGTTATGTAATAAGCGGAAGAGTCATTGTAAAGCTTGGTACACATACGTATTTCGTCAAGGCAGGTGAATCAATTTATTTTCATGCTTCCGATGAACACCAAATCATCAATGATTTTGGGGGTCCATCCGAGTTATTGCTTGTGGTGACGGAATCATACTTATAG